The following coding sequences are from one Arthrobacter sp. PvP023 window:
- a CDS encoding amino-acid N-acetyltransferase encodes MTETFRIRPARTSDVAAIKRLVAPLADKRILMAKETVAYYESLQEFRIAESADGEVIGCGALHVMWEDLAEVRTLAASDAWRGKGVGHVLVESLLEEARALGVSRVFCLTFEVDFFKKHGFDVMADQTAVDPVVYSELLRSHDEGVAEFLDLARVKPNTLGNTRMIRFL; translated from the coding sequence CCGCACCAGCGATGTAGCTGCCATCAAGCGCCTCGTGGCCCCGCTGGCGGACAAGAGGATCCTCATGGCCAAGGAGACGGTGGCGTACTACGAAAGCCTGCAGGAGTTCAGGATCGCGGAGTCGGCCGACGGCGAGGTGATCGGCTGCGGCGCCCTGCACGTCATGTGGGAGGACCTGGCCGAGGTGCGAACCCTGGCGGCCTCCGATGCATGGCGCGGCAAGGGTGTGGGGCACGTCCTGGTGGAAAGCCTCCTGGAGGAAGCCAGGGCGCTGGGCGTTTCGCGTGTGTTCTGCCTGACCTTCGAAGTGGACTTCTTCAAGAAGCACGGCTTCGATGTGATGGCGGACCAGACGGCGGTGGACCCGGTGGTCTATTCCGAGTTGCTGCGCTCGCATGACGAAGGCGTGGCTGAGTTTCTGGACCTCGCGCGGGTCAAGCCCAACACCCTGGGCAATACGCGCATGATCAGGTTCCTGTAG